One Vicia villosa cultivar HV-30 ecotype Madison, WI linkage group LG5, Vvil1.0, whole genome shotgun sequence genomic window, ATGTACACAGAGCTGAGAGGTGATAGGGCTGTTATGAATTGGAGGAAAATGTTTTATCAAAATTATGCTCGTCCACGTGCGCGTTTCATTCTTTGGCTTACTGTTCTTGGCAGAATCCCTACAAAGGATAGGCTAGCGAGAATTGGTATTCACACTGATGGAAAATGCATTGCGTGCGATCAACCCGAGACTGTTCTTCATCTGTTTTTTGACTGCAATTTCACACAACAGATTTGGAGCAAATTACTCACATGGCTTGGGTATCCAATACAGAGGCGGAACTGGAGCAATGAGTGGCATTGGATTATTGAAGAGGCTGCAAAGAAGGGCTGGAAGAGATGTCTGCTAAAAATGGTAGTTGCTGAAACCATTTATCATGTATAACAACACAGAAATGAAAGTGTCTTTGGGAACACTAATCGAACCACGAATATCGTTGAGAGTATAAAAATCATGGTGATGATTCGTGGGCAGCATAAAAGGAAACTTGAAGAGCATATGGATGTAGACAACATACTGATAAAGtaattatcttagttttgttGTTCTGTGTTGTTTTGAGCTTAGCTTGTAGCCTGGATCTTCGGATCGACATGTATTAACTGTTTTTGGTTAGAAATAAAGTATTCATTTCCTCCtccaaaaaaaactcgattttactgtattttttcaGAAAACcttattttactgtattttccaAAAAAAGTAAATTCGAGttttattaaaatacaataaaatcagTTTTTTAAAAGTAGCAAAATCGACTTTTTCTAAAATTTAAGTCAAttcaagtttttttgaaaatatagtaaaatcgatttttttaaaatacagttaaatcaagttttttttgaaaattcatatGTATCTACTTTGTAAACAATAAAGTAAAATctagtttttttataaatacagtaaaatcaggttttttgaaaatatagtaaaattgattttttttgaaaatacggTAAGATCGAGTTTTTGACAATACTGTTAAATTGGGTTTTTAtcgaaaatatagtaaaatcgacTTTTTCCAAATTACAGTAAAATCAAGTATTTTGAAAGTAtattaaaattgagtttttgaaaatacaaataaaaaagtaaaatccaatttttttaaaatacagtaaaatcgggtttttccaaaaaaaaaaaacagtaaaatcgagtttttttaagAGAAAAGTAGAATcagattttttgaaaatacagtaagatcgagatttttgaaaatacagtaaaataaaCTTTTACCAAAATtatagtaaaatcaagttttatgaaattattgtaaaatcgagttttttgaatatacagtaaaatcaagtttttttcaaaatacagtaaaatcgtgtttttccaaaatataaaaacagtaaaattgagttttttcaatAAACAGTAAAATCTGATTATGTTGAAAATACAGTAAGATCGAGATTTTTGAAAATACTGTAAAATctggttttttgaaaatacagtaaactCAACTTTTTCCATATttacagtaaaatcaagttttaattaaaatatagtaaaatcgagtttttttttgaaaatactgtaaaatctgtttttttatttattttaaaatatagtaaaatctagtgttttatgaaaaatatgaaatattgatTACATTTCTGAAAACGTGAAACaaatattctatacaaaatatttatttaataaattaaaaattaatttatatgattaaaTCTGTTTATAAAAAGAAACTGGTTCTGAACCAGTTTTAAACTGCacttgaattgtttaaattaaatggttcagtTTATTAACCATCAGTTTTTATGGTACAATACAATTCAATTCAAATATACTATTCAACTAACCATATTTTACAACACCCCTAATTCAAATGATACCCTTAAAAAAGTAGCATCCTCTATAAAGTAGGGATATGAAATTGACATccgaaaaaatgaaatgaaacagATATATCATTAAATAAAAAGAATCTGTTTAAATATGTACAACAGTTACACCAAAAGCTCTTAATTAGAAACACAACTCATGTTACTACAATGACTTATTGGAAAATTGCAACCCATGTCACTCATAGCACTTTTTATATCCACAAGTGCTTCACAGAACATGTCAACGTGGCAAGGAAGCCATAGAGGACCATTGTTTCCATATCCATATTCATTCTCAACATCTTCTAGAAGTGACTTGAACAAAGGatgattcaatattttgatctttATTATGAATCTCTGTCTCTCATCTCCAACATAGAGACAAACACAACCATGTGGTGGTTTCTTAGGATTATCTTTTTGCTTCTTCATGCTCTTGTTGCTTCTCAATACTATCTTACACTTCTTCACGAAATCCATTTCTATAAATTCTCGTAGAGGGAAATCAAGAGAGACTACAAATTGGGATGTTAGTGTGATGTGTTCACTTGAGTCAAGTCCTTTATATATATTTAGTCTCAACGCTTCCACCCTATTGTTTTGCACGTATATCCCTATTTTTAGAACTAACCAATAAgatattgatattttaaattaaaaatttgaatTGGAATTATGAAATATTGGCGATAAAAATGAGAgaggaaattttatttttatttttaattaataaaaaaatgatgaTTGGTTATTTGTTGGAAAATATTTAGATAATTACAATTATAATActtggttttatttttattaattaaaaaataaaaataaaataaaattttaaataactttgaattttctttttccTTATTAATTGTTCCTACAAATATGAATTTAGATTTGTATATGTGCAAGTATTTCTCATGGTTgtttttatctaaatatttttgtgtacTTGTTGCTCTTATACTTATTACACGTGTTGAAATTTTGAGTATTTTTCTAATGAAATTATATAGTATATCAATTTAATTCAAATGCTCCATAAGTTATTAACTTATTAATGATAAGTGTGGAAATTGAATTAGTCAAAAGAAAAGTGTGGAAATTGAATTGCAATGAAAAACAGGGTTAGTTTCAATTAATTTGATAACCCATAATTTATTAATaagtcaattttaaaataaaaaataaatgacaaCAATTGACATACTAAATATATTCAAACATTGCAATAAATATTACAACCTCATCAtcaatagaaaatagaaaataaggaTATCATAAAGTAATATTTAagtaggggacaacttctctatctACACAAAAAAATTAGGTAGAATATACTTCTAACCAATTAtataatttcatttaatttaacacatttaattattttttaaaatactacaaatatttgttgttttcaaaacattttataaAGGGATAATCttatctaattttttaaaaaatatgttggTGTAAGTAACCCATCAATAGAACAACCTAAGATGAAAATTATGAGCATATGTcacttctttaaaaaaaaaaatcaaaagtagtTTTATGTCAAATTTTACACTTATGTTACAAACACTTTAATTAAAAGGGACACTCGTCAAATTGTTTTGTGAGAGAATATCCTTGCTAATAAAATTGTTAAGGTACCTCAAATTCTCaaatattattcaaaataaactGGCACGTGTGGAATGGTCAAACCTAATGATTAAATATTTTCAGCCGTCAATAAAATTTAATTCAGATAACCTGAAAATGATGAAGACATTCTAGAAAAGGATATCCACTTGTCTCATGGTAAGGCTTAAAAAAAAGTTGATTACCTCCACTAATTTTTAACTTTTGAACCTAGAAAAGTAAGCTTAATATTCATAAACAATATTCATAATTCAACATCAAACGTAAGAACTagttaagaataaaataaagtaGAACaataagaccaacaagtatataTGTATTATATAGTGGGACCCTGTGAAAATTCAATGGTCTATACAAGGAGCATAACTCGTTGGTCTTAGGAACCTTTTCATACACATTATGAATCAACACCTTCATTTCTAAACTCTCTTGATATATACAAACAAACTATAGAGATGAATTTTGTAAAGAAGTGTAAGAGACAGGACCCACTACAAGAAAATATAAGATTTGCTACCATAATTTTACTACGGAATAAAATGGTAGTTAATCTTAAACTAATAAAATGTTATATGActtcatttaatattttattagtttagTTTTAGTTattatatcaaaattttaattttatttggaaagaaaaaaGTCACAGATCAAAGTTTGCGTTCAGCTTCTCCCAAAAATAAAACACACTGCGTTTTCTACCGATCTCTCTCTCGATTCTAGGTTTTGCTCTCTCTCGATCTCTCTCCCGATCTCGTTTCCCTCTCAATTTGGATCTCGCTTCCGATCTCGATTTCTCTCTCTCTTTGGATCTCGTTCTCACTCTCGATAACACGTTCTCGTCGAGGTATGCATCCATTGTCTCTCGCTTCGATTTCCACGTTTCTGATTTCCACGTTCTCGTCGAGGTGTTTTTCTTTGCAAATTCATGAATCTCTTATTTTACCCTCTTCTATCTATTATCAGGTTTCCtgattatttgttttttaattgtaTTGAAATGCTAGTTATACTTTTAATCTGTTTCATGATTATTTGTTTTAGGTTTTCTAACTTGATTTTGACAGTATTGATTTTGACAATACTTGATTTTGAAAGTTATCTAACTTGATTAAAGAAACTTTGAGGCAAAATCTCTTCATTTTGGGTAAGCAACTTTGTTTTTTCTctttgttcttgttgttattgttgGTGTTGATTGTTTACCAAAAAATGCAAATACTGTATTTACACCACAAAGTAGAGAAGAAATTGAGCCACCTGTTTAATTGATTCATGAAATTCCTATACAAAGCGAGCCATCTAAAACTGATGCATAAACTACTCAGTTTCTGGATAATAGTTGTTCCTGTCATGATTTACAATACCTTAGTTTTATATCATATTGTATAAACTACATCCATGTGCACATGTTTATGCTGTTCGATAAATGTTGCCTTTTAATACCTTAAAATAccttagttttaaaaaatttagaggCTCTTGAGGAATTTACTCCTAATAAATCATATTATATTTAGCTAAACCTTTAACCCAAAGAAATGGATTTAAATGGTCTGTCATTAAACATGACTTATAATAATAGGATATCATTATGGTGTTTGATCAATGTAGTCAAGTCTATGAAATGGGCCAAGGTTTTGGTGGATGGTGTTTGCGTCGTTAAATTTGGTTCGATATTTTATCAACAAGGTATTATTGGAAAATTATGGTCTAATCAAATATTATCATGCAGGTACCTTGGACACAAGTGAGCAAGTCAAGGCCATTGTTGTTAATCGCTGACTTTGTCGACAGAAACCGTAAGCTTTTCTCAGGGATCAGTGCATTTTTCCTTAGCCTGGTAAGACCGATCCCATTGCATGGTTTccttatttctttattttaatttctttaatttgTACAGAATTCGTATTCGCATCATGACAATTCGGATTTGGGTGTTTCTGCTTTTACTCACTATACTTTTGCTTTCTTTGACTGGATTAGTTTATATCATAAATTGGATGCTTCTACTATTTATAAATCTATACACCATATAACATTAACATTGTTTTTGCGCATAAAGTCACAAAACCAAACCCACTGTGATTGTTAAAAAAAGTGGTTATTAATATTACCGCTTTTTTTTCAAGCTAGGTGAATTTAATTTCGGAGACATTAAGTGTGAAAGCTAGTGAAACTACTTACTTGATTTTTGTTGGCTTTATTGAAATTTATACTTGTTTAGTAATTTTACCAAACAATATATAGAAAATAAAGTACTAGAGGTGTTTCAAAGTCTAAAACTACACCAAAGCATCCAAATGAAACTATTCAGAAGAAAATGACACTTCTTTCTTGTACACTATTCTTCAAAGTAATCATTATACTTTGATGCTGTCCTTTTCTTTACCAAAAAAGGTAAATAATTCACATGTTTTTGTGAAGAGTACAACAAGACTAACAATTTCAATATACAAAGTGAAAAGTAAAACTTGCATAGATGGAAAAGTATCAAAACTATTATAGAAGTGAATATATTATACTCTACTGCCTAGAAAATGATTGACAAAGTTTTAGTGTCATTTTCATATATTTGCATGAAAGTTAGAGACAAGATAAAATCATATACCACAAAGTAGAGAAGAAAGGGATAACTGCTATTTGTTTCATTAGTTTTCAATTTACTAATCAAAAGTTAAAAATATCCTCTTTGTAAAATGAGTTTAGAAAATAGTTTAAATGTTTGTACTTAGATGcttatattcgtgtatatttatctATTTACTTTAGGATTTAATCCTCTTAGTAAACATTTGATGGGAAAATGATACGAAATGCAAAAGATTTTTCCTTATTTGATACCAATTCCCCAATGGAAGAAGTGGAcataaatgatatatatatatatatgtcaacaAAAGTTCCATTTACTAATCAATTCATAAATGAGAATGATTCTAGTGAAAATGAAGAATTcttagatgaagatgaagatgaagaatcatATGATTTAGATTCAAATAGTAGCTTgtaacttttttctttttcaaataagAGGGTTAATTGTTATTGTTTATTGCTATTATACATATACAGCTCCTTATtgtttgctctttttcaaataatAGGGTTAATTGCATGGTGAAAATGAACAGAGAAGTTCTGAGAGTAATCTATGGCTGTTGCCTAATACTAAGATGTTTGATGCTAACAAATCTTTAGTTCTGAGAATAATCTATTTTGCTAATTAAATTTTGTGTGGAGTTTTGAAATTTGTATTGGCATTTACTTATTGATTGCTATGATGTGAATATATGAAGGAATATTTTAACCATTGTGATGTTTTGAATACTGTAGTAAGTTTCAACTGTGGGTGACTGAGTTTTTGAAAATATGCATTGATATTACTGCTATTATAGATATCTTAGTATGACAATCCGAGGTAGAGGAGGTACGTAGACGGAGTCAAGAGAGTGGTCGCAATCAACTTCACTCTTCACCTTTGCGAGGTATATTAATGGGACGAAATCCGGTTCTTTAATACAATTCTAATTTTAGTGTAAGATTACTATATTAATGGGATCAGATTTATTGcattatatttttaatacaacTCTATGCATATAGGTGTGCATATTGACCGGAACAAAAGGCAAAGGTTAGGGATGGTTGATGCATTAAAGCATAAGCATAAATTCACTTATGATTTTGAAGATCTCTATGATgatattgaagatgaagagacgcAATTAATCAAGAAGAGAAATTATCAACGACAATTACTCAAGCGCCAAAAAATTGATGCATATAATGTAAAAGAAGGTAAAGGAGTGAGTTTTGAAATTTCCAACAATATGGGACAATCTAGTAGAAGAATTATATACAATCAAGGGAGAGAGCGTAATGACCGACCAGAACCTTCTCAGTCTTGCACTAGTCCAGCACCACCACCTCCACGTGCACAATTCTGTAGAGGTATTTCTCTACTGCGACTTGTTTATCATTAATGTCATAAAGTTGCACCATGACAATACATTCATCATGTATACTTTTTCGGTGTAGACTAAATATTATTTGTTTAGTGCTAAAGTTGTTTCCAGTAGCACTATCTAATTTAATATATCTACATTGCTGGACCTGTCTTAGGTATCTCTTCCACAAAACTTGAACCACATTGGTCAAGTCACTAAGATGTGTCTTTAAAGGGAAAAAGAATCTTGAAATTCTATAAACAGTTCTCTTCTGTTTAATTTCCAACAGTATATAATAGCCAGAGCTTGATAGAGAATTTGAGAGCATATTTAACTGAGTTTTCATCAAATTTAACAGAGGTTATCCCTCAAGTTTCTTGCCTTTTCTTCAGCAGAAAATTGTTATATACTTGAACTTTGTCATGTTAGAAACTATATTTCATTCAAAGATGTGTTTGTGTCCGATGTTTGTGGTCGACACTAAGGGTCATGGTCCCAAAGGAATGAAGGCAGAGGTATGGGGCGGTTTGGTTGACATTTGATTGAAACCAGAGTGGAAGAAGAAATCCGATGCAAATCGTTGTAACAGGGCTGCCTTACCTGATGCAGTGTTGCACACATGGGGTTCTATTAACTTAGGTGAACATAagaaaaggatggtaagttctgATGAGATTTTATGTGTTTATAGTTGTCCTGTTTATCATCTTAAAATGTTTCGAAGCAATATCTATTTCAATTCTTTAAACGCATATTTGCCATGAGCTGCCAATTTAGAATATTTTGGATGTCTTTAAGTTTTCGGAGTCCTTGAAAATTATTTGGAACTCTTCTGATTGTAATCAGCATTCAGTCTTATGAAGCATTGGTGTATTATGATATGATTTTCATTAGTGGTTCTCTGGATCTCTGATCTGCTACTAAATTTAGTTTATTTGTCATGCTGACTGAGGGAGAAGGAACTGAAGTTATTCAAAGTTGATGACTTGTTATTGTATTCAAGTGTTTCCTTGATCTCAGTATTAGGTTAGTTAATGGTATTTCCACTTATGATCAATAGTACTTCATACAGCTCGTTAAGTAGATAAACTACTGTCCCTATGTCAAATAAGCTTGCCTTCAAGCTGAGTTATATACGTGAGAATGGTAGGGTTAAAACTATTAGTTGCTTCTCATACTGTAATTAGCATTCAATCTTCATATTTTGATATGTTCTCACTATTAAGTGACCTTAATTTGGCAATACTGACTAGTTAGGCAGAACCCATAATATAATGTTCTTCTTTTGTGTTACTTTTTTGTTTGCtaaatcttaaataaattaatatgttgGATTTAGGTTTGAATGGAAATAAATGTGTAAGCACTTTTTGATACTTGATATATTCCTTTGTTTATGTTTAGGCTGTGGACTCTATAATGTAAATTGTGGTTTATGAATACTGTAAGCAGTATTGTTTGTTTTAGAGAGATATTGTCTAAATATAACACATGATTGGATCTTTTTAAATGTAAATTGCAGGAGGAGGAGGAGTTGAAACATACAGTTTCGTTTAGAGACGTGTATGCTCGAGTTCATAAGAAAAAAGATGGAGAATATGTCTTTCAACGGTCGAAGTTATTTGTTGTaagttattaaaatttaaaaattaaatgtgtAATGTTTAACATGAATGTAGGTTACATAATTAATATATTCTTCGTATGCGTTTTTAGGAGTCATATGACACGGCTATAGTGGAAAAGTATGGAGAAAACACATTTGGCGCCGATGTTGGAGCCAATCCTTTCATTGATTCAATCCATGCCAAAAGCACCCATGCAAAGTGAAGTACCTGAAAAAACTCATGGAGATACAAGGTGAAAGAATGTTTTCCAATCTATTTCGAAAACCGGAGTTAATATGGAACCTGAGTTGTGATTTCTGAATtggaaataaaatagaatattatTGTGATGTATAATGTTTTCTGAATtggaaataaaatagaatattatTGTGATGTATAATGTTTTAGTGttgttaaatatattaaaaacttgATTTTTGAATATTATTGTGATGTATATTGTTTAAGTGttgttaaatatattaaaaaaattaattttttgggtTATTTAATTATTAGTGTATTTTTTGAATATTATTGTGATGTATATTGTTTAAGTGttgttaaatatataaaaaaaattaattttttgggtTATTTAATTATTAGTGTATTTTCATTTTAGTAATAaagtaaaaattatattatatttaaaaattaaattaattaatttaaataaatatcaataattttaatacttttaaaaattaatttttacaaatagtataattagtttttatttaaataattataaaaagtatGAATTAGTCTAATTAAGATTtacttaaaaaagaaaataaaaaaagttgtaaaattgttttaaatatttAGCTTGAGATTTGTTATGATATTTTCGTAGTCATATTGTAGCTGTTTAGTTGGGAAGTATAAATTCAACTTCGAAATTTTGCTACTGCTTTGTTGTGGTTTAGCTAGGAATAATTTAATATCAGCTTGAATTTTGCTAGAATTATTTTGCCAAGATAATTAGCCACTCAATCCATGCTAGGGCATATATTGTAGTTAATCCCCAACAAATCTCAAACTATTTTTGTTtgatagagattagctacgaattAGCTAGTGTATTTGCCCTAGCTAATTTAAGATTTTCTTGTTGTGACCGGTCCTGACTTTTTAGAGGCTCAgggcaaataaaaataaatggacCCCTAATAAAAAACATACGTTTTGTTCGCCTCCAAAATAAAGAAGAATTTCAGAGACAAGATTAAAAATACGAAGTCTTGGTTGTTTCTAAcaataaaatgaattttaatgTAGATTAGTAGCCATCTGCAAATCATTGAAGAATTCAAAACCGAAATATGATTAACTGAGTTAAGAATGAGAATATTTTTAATGCGTTAATTGCTCCAATTTTAGATAACATCCACCATCTCAAAGAAATGAAAGTGGCATTTTCTCTTGTTTTAATTGCGGAAAATCAAGTCGTATGGCTAGAAAATGTAGGAGTAGGCGTAAACCATGTCATGTCCTTAATACGCAGGTTTACCTAAGTGGTAAGAAGTTTATttctatgataaaaaaaaaattagtaaatcAAAGCACAAAGGATAATgaatttgatttcatcataaaaatttgataataaatgaGTTTATTGTACgataaacttttaaatatttaactataATATAGTCtttaaaatttatactaaaataaaattataagggtAGCAAGAATAAAATTTGACCTCAAATCTCATatgattataaattttaattgattatatataaattaattaaaatttaaaaatataatttgttagaaaaattatattaaaaatacccTATGTAATATCAGATTGATTAATAATTGGAAAGACAATCAGTTGGAGTGTTCaagtaaaaaattattatttgaaaAATGGAATTCCGCCACAACAAGTCTCAAACCTAGATCATGTCACTCTTAAAGAAAGAGCTAAACTGCTGGGCTACAAGCAATGAGCTGTCCTATAATTTCGTTGAAATCTACATACTTTATTATTTTAGTGTTATAATTTCTTAATTACACCCCCAAAATTGAGGCCCTCATTATTTTGAGGCCCTAGGCTGTGGGTCTGCTTGTCCCTGGCCCAGGACCGACCCTGGTAAGAGAGTATGGGGAAGCAGCAAGAGATTGTATGATCCACAAGACACTAGTTGCAATGGCAGCTATGGCAAATTATCAGAGAAGTTTCACAAAAAGCAAAAAGGTAATACTAAGAAACCACCACATGGTTGTCTTTGTGTCTATGTTGGACCTGAGAGACAGAGATTCGTAATCAAgatcaaaatattcaatcatcctTCCTTTAAAACACTTTTAGATGATGTTGAGATTGAATATGGTTATAGAAACGATGGTCCTTTATGGCTTCCATGTGATGTTGACATGTTCTGTGAAGCACTTGCGGAGATAGAGGGTCACAAACAAAGTTCAGTTTCACAATATTCTCCATTGTCTTGTCGTTCTAACTTGAGTTCAAGGGATGGAAATTACGAGGTTTTTGGATAAAGCTGTAAAATTAATTGTTGTAAATATGTATATGTCAGATAAGATAGACTTTTTTTTGTTGGTAAATTATGATATAAGATTGACTTTTGTAAACATATTTTCCTTCCATGAGACATGCTTCTTTAGAAAAAATGGATAAAATTATAAGACTTAGCCTACCTGATTTGAAATTTCCTCATAATTAcattttatctaaaaaaaatattgatcGATCTAAATGGGCGTGTGTGAGTGGTATGATCATAGAGAGGTAAATGCTGAAAGTAAATTTTCTTCCGGTAAATGTATTGTGAGATTTTCACTTACTTTTGATTTTAATATAACTAATACATGTTTAAGAAAAATATATGAACGTTCAATCACATGTGAGAGGGAGTGACATGTTCTCATATAGATTTGTTAGATCTTATAGAACATTTTGTTTGGATAAAGTTATACTTTGAAAGAGTTTGACTATCTATCATAGAGCATTAATGGTTGTAATTAAATATGGTTGTAAGAATAAAAGGAGAGGGAGGAGAAGAAGCCGCATGGAGCTCCACAAATTAAATGGCGAAATTAAAACGGTGAtaaataaagaaatttccaaCACAAAATCTTAGGAGGAGATTTCGGGCAGTCAAAAGAAAATGCAAATGATATGTTAAACGAGATGACACAGGAGATTGGAAAAATAGCAAAAGAGACATTGAGAGAATTAAGAAATTTTGGAATTAGGAATAAAGATCGTAGTGGTGAAATGAAAGTGTTCAAAGTAAAGTTAGAGCCAagaacaatgttttaaaaattgatgTATGTGTAGAGATGCTTAAACTTGAAGAAAATTACAATGTTTTTCTTTGTCGAATTCCAAGGCTAAATGACTTACAATATTTCATAGTACCAGATAACACAATCAGCCTATCAGTGTGACCAACTTCTCGCCAAATAACTTTGTTGAAGATACCTTCATACCCATTGAAGTCAATCTTTCTTTATAAAATTCAATCCTTTGTCTCCTGAATATCTTCCTTTTGGAGAGCATTGAATTTCCAGCTGTCAGGCACGttatccaattttgaaaataataaaaatgaaattgctAGGGATCGAGCCCATGACCAATAAATCTTTCACCCTTGGTGAAATTTCAACCGAGGGAAAAAATGGCGCACAAAATATCCCTCTTACTAGAAAGGACATTGTCCGTCTTAAGCACAAAATGTTTTGATGAGTACCTTTTTTTTAGTGAAAGTGCTCACAACGAAAGTTTAAAGTTTAACATGACCACAAgacaaaaaatagtttttggttATTTGTGAGTAACATATGCTCATGATTTTCATCTAGTTTGTTCTATTGATGAGTTAGGCCAACCTAGTTATATTATCGGTAAAATAGTCAGTGGAGATGGTGGGTTGTGGAGTGTGAAACAAATCTGAACCAGGCAGAGTTAGATGAATGGGGAGAGTTGAGACAACTTCTATTAGAGGTAGCACCAAAATGGAGGGAAAAAGATTATGTTGTTTGGCCTTTAAATGGTTCA contains:
- the LOC131605879 gene encoding auxin-responsive protein SAUR32-like, producing MSLLKKELNCWATSNELTDPGKRVWGSSKRLYDPQDTSCNGSYGKLSEKFHKKQKGNTKKPPHGCLCVYVGPERQRFVIKIKIFNHPSFKTLLDDVEIEYGYRNDGPLWLPCDVDMFCEALAEIEGHKQSSVSQYSPLSCRSNLSSRDGNYEVFG
- the LOC131605877 gene encoding uncharacterized protein LOC131605877; amino-acid sequence: MYTELRGDRAVMNWRKMFYQNYARPRARFILWLTVLGRIPTKDRLARIGIHTDGKCIACDQPETVLHLFFDCNFTQQIWSKLLTWLGYPIQRRNWSNEWHWIIEEAAKKGWKRCLLKMVVAETIYHV
- the LOC131605878 gene encoding auxin-responsive protein SAUR32-like; translation: MDFVKKCKIVLRSNKSMKKQKDNPKKPPHGCVCLYVGDERQRFIIKIKILNHPLFKSLLEDVENEYGYGNNGPLWLPCHVDMFCEALVDIKSAMSDMGCNFPISHCSNMSCVSN